In the genome of Ureibacillus sp. FSL W7-1570, the window TACACAGAATGCCCATAAACCATTAGATAAGTGCAATGTAGCTGCAAGGATACCCACAATGTAGAATCCTAACATCCAAGGATTTGCAACGATTTCTTCCATCATATTGAAGTTTACTTCTGCACCTAAAGCTTTTTGGATGCGTGTTTGGAAAATGTGCCAAGCAATGAAGATTACTAGAAACACGCCAGTAATTCGTTGCAATAAGAACATCCAGTTACGGAATGTACTGAAGCGCTTGTTGTTTGGTGTTGCTGTAAAGGCGATAAAAATTCCATATAAACCATGGAATAAGATCGGAATGTAAATCACAATCCATTCAATAACGATTAGTAGAGGAACTTTGTCCATTCCTGCTACAAAATTGTTGTAAGCTTCTTCTCCTCTTGTTGCTGTAAAGTTTGCACTTAAGTGGAAGATCAAGAATAGCCCTACAGGAATAACACCAAGTAAAGAATGTAGTCGGCGCCAGTAAAACTCATTTTTTGCCAAGACTGATACCCCCTTAAATGATAAAAATAAGTAGTCAATAAGTCGTCACAAATTGTAAACGCTTTATGCATTGACTGTATTACTCATAATGGTACAATATTATGACAAGTTCATTGTACCCCCATGAACTATTACCGTCAAGGTTCGTTGCGAATATTTATCTAAGTAAAAATTTTTCAAAATTTTCTATAAAATTGACTGTTTTTCTCTAAAGTGACATTTTTCTCTATTTTTCGATATTTCAATAATCTCACAAAAAAAGAAAAAAATGTGTAGAAAGAGGTTCTTGGTATATGACAGCAACTAGAGACACATTCCCTTATTTCGGTTACGAACTGATCAGGGATTATTTATTGCCATCCATCCTGGGAAAACATGAAAAAGATATTCTTTATTGGGCAGGCAAAGATTTGGCCCGCAAATTCCCGTGCACCGATATCCCTTTGATCATTTCCTTCTTTAAAGATGCGGGATGGGGCGACCTCACCCTTGAAAAAGAAACGAAAGACGGATTCGTTTTCCGCTTAACGAATGATCCGGAGCAGTTAAAGATCAAAGAGCGGAATTTCCGCTTGGAAGCCGGCTTTATCGCTGAACAGATCCAAAATTTCAAAGGCTTTTTGACGGAATGCTTTGAAGAAAAAAAGGAAAACCAGCATCAAGTTTTCTTTACTGTAAAAATGGATTTGAAAGAAAAAACGAAAGAGTGAGGGGCAATTTCGCCCCCCTTTTTTATTTCACACCAATTCCTCGGCAAGGCCGAACTCTTCATGCAATGCGTTGGCGGCGCGGATCATATCATCCTGAGGCACAACAACGGAAACTTTGATCTCGGAAGTGGAAACCATTTTCACAGGTATATTTTCTTTGCATAAACGGGCAAACATTCTTGCAGCCACCCCCGGATTGGAAACCATGCCCGAACCGACGATGGACACTTTTGCCAAACCGACTTCGAAATCCGCAAATTGGAAGCCGAGTTCTTCTTTATGATCTTCAAGAACTTTCACCGCATTCGCCAAATCTTCTTTTGCAATTGAAAAAGAGATTGTCGGCTTCACTTCGCTCATAACGGACTGAACGATTATGTCCACATTCACATGATGTTTCGCCAGTGTATTGAACAAATTCGCAAGGGAAGATTTTTCCAAAGATTCATAGCCGACTGTAAAACGGATGATGTCAGTCTCATATGCAACGCCACGAACGATTAAATTTTTCTCCATTTCGATCTCTCCCTTAATCAATGTACCTCGGACATTTTTTGTACTCGAGCGGACAACGATTGGTATCTCAAATTTTTTTGCCAACTCCACTGCTCTCGGGTGAACGACTTTGGAACCCAAATAAGACAGTTCCAACATCTCATCATATGTGATGTCTATCAGTTTGCGTGCCCGCTGAATGGTGCTTGGATCTCCTGTATACACTCCGTCAAGTTCCGTATAAATTTCAACCCGATCTGCACCGATGCTTTTTGCCACCGCTACCGCAGTTGTATCTGATCCTCCATCGCCAAGCAAGGTGATGTCATTTTCCTCATCGACCCCTTGTCCACCTGCTACAACCACAATTTCACCTTTTTTGAACCGTTCGATGATGACATCCCCGTTAAGTTCTTCGATTCGGGCATGTCCTGCCGTTTTTTTCGTTGTTCGCACCCCAAGTTGCCAACCATTGAGGGAATGGGCTCTAAACCCCCTTTTTTGAATGGCGATGGACAACAAGCTGGCGGCGATTTGGGCATTTGTGGAATGGATGGCATCCAATTCCCTTTCCGTTGGGGAATCGGATAATGAAAAGGCGATTTTTTCCAAACTGCCGTTGATCAATTCCGTTGAAGGGACCACCGCCACCACATTGCGGCCAAATTTTTTTTCTTCAATCAGCCTTTTTGCTGTTTCTCCAATTTGTTCAGGCGTAGACAAATTCTTTTCATTCAATTTCACTACAATGTTAATCATCGCTACACTCCCCTTAATTTCACTAGCCAAGCGAAGTTCCAATGTTTCTATGACGAAAGAAAAAAGCAACTCTTCACAAGGGTGGTGAAAAGCTGCCTCAATTCCCCTTTTTGAGATAGCTCCTCAGAACCATCAGGATTCTGACTGTCAAATATTGCTTTGATAAAAACAGATTCAACCGGAACGTACAATTCCATAGCACCTCGGAAATCCTGCTTCTCCTGCCGGTTGCCCATGAAGCTCCCATTACTATCTGAACATTTCAACTTTTCAAACTTACAATATCATACAGTTATTGCTTTGACAATGTGTCTCCATGGAAATGTTGATAGATGGATTCCGCAACCGCTTTGGGCATCTTTGCTTCCATCAATTCTTCAACAGATGCTTCTTTGATTTTTTTCACGGAGCCGAAATGATGCAATAATTGCTTTTTCCGCTTTGGACCCACGCCTTCGATTTCGTCGAGAACCGAGCGGAAAGCGTTCGTTTGATGCTGCTGTCTTAAAAACGTGATGGCGAAGCGGTGGACTTCATCCTGTATGCGCTGAAGCAAGTAAAAGGCGTCGCTCGTTTTTTTCAAAGGAATGGAAACGGGCGGATCCCCGAATAAGAGCTCTGAAGTGCGATGCTTATCATCCTTTGCAAGACCGGCGATGGGAATGGACAATCCCAGTTCATCTTCCAACACTTCCCGGGCAACCTCCATCTGCCCTTTTCCACCGTCGATGATGATCAAATCCGGAAGCGGCAAATGATCCCTCAATACACGGGTGTAACGCCTGCGGATGACTTCCTGCATTGCGCCATAGTCGTCATGTTTTGCAGCTTCCCTCAATTTATATTTGCGGTATTCTTTCTTTGCCGGCTTTCCATCAATAAATACGACCATTGCGCTGACCGGATCCGCACCATACAGATGACTGTTGTCAAAAGCTTCGATGCGATATGGGGTTGCAATATTGAGCGCTTCGCCCAATTGTTGGCAGGCGCCGATGGTACGTTCTTCCTGCCGCTCGATCAATTGGAATTTTTCCTGGATGGCAAGTGTCGCGTTCTTGTTTGCCAGCTCCACCAACTCTTTTTTTTGGCCCCGTTTTGGCACTATGACTTTCACATGTAATAATTCTTCCAAAATCGCTTTATCAATATGATCCGGTATTAAAATTTCCTTCGGCTTGATGTGTTCCGTATCATAAAAACGGCCGACATAGGTTAAAAATTCCTCTTCCGGATCCCGGTATATCGGGAATAGCGATACATCCCGCTCAATCAGCTTGCCTTGGCGGACGAAAAAGACTTGCACGCACATCCAGCCTTTATCGACGGCATAACCAAATACGTCGCGGTTGGTTTGATCGCCTGACACAATTTTCTGTTTTTCCATGACCGCTTCGATATTTTGGATTTGGTCCCGATATTCTTTCGCCCGTTCAAATTCAAGCTTTTCCGCAGCCTCCACCATCTTTTTCTCCAATTCTTTTTTCACTTCTTCATGGCCGCCATTCAAAAATCGCACAATTTCATTGGTCATCTCTTCATAAATTTTCGGATCAATCTCTTTGACACATGGAGCCAAACATTGTCCCATATGATAATACAAGCAAACCCGGTCCGGCATGCGGTTGCATTTTCTCAATGGATAGATGCGGTTGAGCAGTTTCTTTGTTTCATTTGCCGCAGATACATTTGGATATGGCCCAAAATATTTTGCTTTGTCTTTTTTGACTTTTCTCGTCGTAATGATTCGCGGATATTTTTCATTCGTAATTTTTATGTAAGGATAACTTTTATCATCCTTCAGCATCACGTTATATTTCGGGTCATATTGTTTGATCAAGTTGAGTTCCAAAATCAAAGCCTCCAAATCACTGGAGGTCACGATATATTCAAAATCCTCTATTTCACTTACCAAAAGCTGCGTTTTTCCGTCGTGGGAGCCGGTAAAATAGGAACGGACCCTGTTTTTTAAAATTTTTGCTTTTCCTACATATATCACCGTTCCCTGCCTGTCTTTCATCAAATAGCATCCGGGCAGCTCCGGCAAAAGCGCCAGTTTATTTTGAATTGTTTCATTCATGAAGTATCACCCTGCATTTTATCAACCTGCTTACTAACTATATTATATGGATATATGTATGCAAAAAGCGAGAAGTTTTCTCTGCGGAAACTGTGAGTATAAAAAAAGAGCACATATCCATGTGCTCTTTAAGAACATTATTTATTGTTATTGATGAACTCAACCAAAGCTTCTTTTGGCTGGAATCCAACTGTTTTAGCAACCAATTGGCCATCTTTGAATAATAATAATGATGGAATGGACATGATTTGGTATTCTGCAGCTGTTGCCGGATTATTGTCCACATCGACTTTTACGATTTTCACTTCAGAGCCCATTTCAGCATCAAGTTCTTCCAAAACTGGAGCAATCATTTTGCAAGGTCCGCACCAAGTTGCCCAGAAATCCACCAATACCAAGCCGGAAGAAATTTCTTGTGCGAAGTTTTGATCAGTAGCATGTACAATTGCCATTTAAAATGCCTCCTTAATGTAACATCTTTATGTAGTATAGCATGTCAAAAATTCAAAGTGTAGTAAAGAGTTTCAAGAACTTGAAACTCTTAGTTGCAAATGCAAATTTTCTTAATTTCATAACAAAGTTGTCCATTGATGATTTTTATCATACAACAAAAAACAACCACATCTCAAACAATTGAGATGTGGCGATACAGGAACTTACCGTTTCCCGGGATTATGAATTCACTTTCAATGCTTTCACTTCTTCAATTAATAAAGGAACCACTTCAAACAAGTCTCCGACAATTCCGTAATCTGCCACTTTGAAGATATTAGCTTCCGGATCTTTGTTGATGGCAACAATGACTTTGGAGTTGGACATACCAGCCAAGTGCTGGATTGCGCCGGAAATACCGCAAGCAATATATAAATCCGGTGTCACCACTTTACCTGTTTGTCCAATTTGCATCGCGTAATCGCAATATCCTGCGTCACAAGCACCGCGGGAAGCTCCGACAGCACCGCCCAACAAGTCCGCAAGTTCTTTCAATGGTTTGAATCCTTCCGCAGATTTTACACCGCGGCCGCCTGAAACGATGACTTTCGCCTCAGTCAAATCCACTCCTGTTGTTGCATTGCGGACAACTTCTTTTACGATTGTGCGCAAGTTTTTGATATCAACAGAAAGGGACTCAACATTTCCTGTGCGGCCCGCATCTTTTTCGAGTGGCGCGATATTGTTAGGACGAACTGTGACGAATACAAGTCCTTCTTTGATTTTTACTTTTTCAAAGGCTTTTCCGGAGTAAATCGGACGGACGAACAACGCATCATCGCCGGCCCCTTCAATTACAGTCACATCGGAAATTAATGCTGATTGAAGGCGGGAAGCCACTTTTGGCGCCAAGTCTTTTCCTAAAGCCGTGTGTCCGATGACGATTCCTTCCGGTTTTTCTTGTTCAATAATGGCAAGCAATCCTTGGCTGAAACCGTCTGAAGTGTATGTTTTCAAATGAGGATGCTCTACAACGATTACCCGGTCAGCACCGTATGCGATCAATTCATTTGCAAGATCTGTCACCTGGTGGCCTAATAGGGCGCCAACCACTTCGCCGCCATCCGCAATTTGTTTCGCTGCTGCGATTGCTTCAAAAGAAACGTTGCGCAGTGCCCCGTCACGAACTTCACCTAATACTAATATTTTCTTTGACATTGTACTCCCTCCATTACTGTACGAATCGATTTATTCTATGACGCTTCATTTCTTCGGATCATTTAATAGTTGTTAAATCACTTTTGCTTCTGAATGAAGTAAGTTTACTAATTCTTTCACTTGGTCTTTTAGTTCGCCCTGCAAAATGCGGCCGGCGGATTTTTGCGGAGGCAAGAATACTTCCACTGTCTCGATTTTTGTTTCCACATCATCTTCATCAATGTCCAAATCGTCCAATTCCAACTCTTCAAGCGGTTTTTTCTTCGCTTTCATGATACCAGGCAAAGAAGGATATCTTGGTTCATTCAACCCTTGTTGTGCCGTCACTAATAGAGGAAGGCTCGTTTCAATGATTTCGGAATCCCCTTCAACGTCACGGACGATTTTCACGTTTTCTCCGTCAATTTCCAATTTTGTAATCGTTGTCACGTAATTGATGCCAAGCAAATCCGCAACTCTCGGACCTGTTTGACCGGAACCGCCATCAATTGCCACATTTCCGGCCAAAATCAAGTCAGGCTCTTTATCTTTTAAATATTCTGCGAGAATATAAGCCGCACCGCTATGGTCCAGCTCTTCCACATCATCCTCCGTGTTGATTAAAACCGCTTCATCCGCTCCCATCGCAAGGGCTGTACGCAGTTGTTTTTCCGCTTCCTCATTGCCGATGGAAATCACAGTCACTTTTCCGCCGTGCTGATCTCTCACTTGAATCGCTTCTTCAATGGCATATTCATCATATGGGTTGATAATGAATTCAGCACCATCTTCCTGGATTTTTCCATCCTGAATTACGATTTTTTCTTCTGTATCGAAAGTGCGTTTCATTAATACGAAAATATTCATGTATAAAACCTCCTAATAAGTCGATTATTTTCCACTGAATGTTGGTTGGCGTTTTTCAATGAATGCTTGAATGCCTTCTTTTGCGTCTTCTGATTGGAAGACAACCCCGAATTGTTCCGCCTCCGCTTTGAGGCCGTCATCAAAAGAGGCTCTATTGAACTGCAATGCATGAATGGCGGATTTCAATGATACCGGGCTCTTTTTGGCAATCTTTTTCGCCAATTCCAAAGCTTTCGGCAACAGCTCTTCCTGCGGTACCGCTTTGTTGGCAAGTCCCCATTGTACAGCTTCCACTCCTGAAATCGGCTCTCCGGTAAAAATCATTTCCGCCGCTTTTGCAGCTCCAACATAACGCGGCAGTCTTTGAGTTCCGCCAAATCCAGGAATAATGCCAAGGTTCAGTTCAGGAAGACCCAACTTCGCATCTTCGGCAACATAGCGGATATGGCAGCTCATCGCAAGTTCCAGTCCGCCGCCTAAAGCAGCCCCATGAATTGCCGCAATCACCGGTTTCGGGAAAGATTCTAGGCGATTGAACACCCCTTGTCCATTTTCGGCAAGTTTTACTGCCTGGTCAGGGGAAGATAACTCTGTAAATTCTTTAATATCAGCTCCCGCCGAGAAGAAACGCCCTTCGCCATGAAGCAAAACGGCGCGTACATCGTCATTTTGCTCAATTTCATTCAACAATTCGTCCAATTCACGAATCAATTGTTGTGCAAGCGCATTTGCGGGTGGGCGATTAATCGTTACAATCGCTACTCCGTCTTCTGCTTTCCAGCTTAGAAATTCCATGGTGACACTCCTTTATTTATTTTTTATTCCATTCAACAACAAATGCTTAACTTTTGATGCATTATCCAAGAGGTTGTATCTAAATTCATTCATCACCCAGGATGTGATGGTTTCATCAATGGTACCGAATACCATTTGCCTTGCCACTCTCACATCCATCGCCGAATTGAACTCGCCATTCATCATGCCTTCTATCAATATATTATCGAGAAGGTTCAAATATTCTTTTAAAATGGCATTAATTTTTAATCTTAGTTCCTTATTCGACTGGCGCAATTCCAATTGGGTGACTGTGGCAAGATGATGATCATTGGCTAGGACGTTGAAATGGTTATCTATCATTTTTGACAGTTTTTCAGTAGCGCTGGATTCCGTTTTTATGATGTCTTTCAAATTATCAATAAAAACGCTCATTTTCTCTTTAAACAGAGAAATCAAAATATCCTCTTTATTTTTGAAATACAGGTAAATAGTCCCGTCTGCGACACCAGCTTGTTTCGCAATTTTCGAAATTTGCGTTTGATGGTAACCATTTTCGGCAATTGCAATAACCGCAGCATCAATGATTTGCATATATTTCGGTTTATCTCGGTTCATGAAGTTCACCACCAAAAAAATATGAAAATATGAATGATTATTCATTCATATTTTCATATTATAATTTCATGAACTTTCTGTCAATAAAAATTAATTTGCCTGAAGCTCTTTTGCCTGTTGTTTTTTCTTCTCCTCTTCAACCAATGTCCGTCTTAAAATCTTGCCCACCGCAGTTTTCGGCAGGGAATCCCTGAATTCATAAATGCGCGGCACTTTATAGGCGGCTAAGTTTTGACGGCAATGTTTATTTAATTCATCTTTCGACACCGTTTTTCCTTCTTTTAATACAATATATGCTTTCACCGTTTCTCCCCTGTACGGATCCGGCACCCCTACAACAACACATTCCTGAACAGCTTCATGTTCATATAATACTTCTTCCACTTCCCGTGGATAAATGTTATATCCGCCCGCAATAATGATGTCTTTTTTGCGGTCCACTACATAGAAGAAACCTTCTTCATCCATATAGCCCAAATCCCCCGTCAAGAACCAACCGTCTGCGAAAGACTTTGCGGTTTCTTCCGGACGTTTCCAATAGCCTTTCATGACTTGCGGACCCCGAATTGCGATTTCCCCTATTTCCCCCGGCGGCAAAATTTTGTTTTCTTCCGGGTTCATGATCACCGCATCCGTGTCCGGCCAAGGTACGCCGATGGATCCAACCACCCGTTTATCCCAAATAAAGTTTGCATGGGTCACCGGTGATGTTTCTGTCAAACCGTATCCTTCGACAAGTTTTCCGCCCGTCACTTCTTCAAACTTTTCCTGCACTTCCACAGGTAGAGGAGCAGAACCGCTGATACATGCGTTAATGGAAGATAAGTCGTATTTTTTCAGATCCGGATGGTTTAACAGCCCGATATACATCGTCGGAGCTCCCGGGAATAGGGTAGGTTTTTGCTTATCAATGGTTTTTAATACTTGCTCGACATCAAATTTCGGAAGCAGGACCATCTTGTTTCCTTTCATGATGGTCAAAATCAGCACCGTCGTCATACCATAAACATGGAAAAACGGAAGCAATCCCAGTACCGTTTCTTTCCCTTCTTCACATTTGTATAGCCATGCGTCACACATCATTGCATTGGCAATCAAGTTTTTATGGGTCAACATAACCCCTTTTGGCACACCGGTCGTTCCACCGGTATATTGAAGAAGCGCCAAATCCTCCTCAAAATCGAAAGGCACATCGATCGGAGCCGGTTCTTCAATTCGCATGATTTCAGTAAATAAGTGCGTATGTCCTTGATGCTCCACTTTGACGCTGAACCCATATTGTTTCTTTTGAATGAACGGATAGACAAGATTTTTCGGAAAAGGTAGGTAATCCTTGATACCGGTAGTGATAACGTTTTCAATTTTGGTCTGATTTTTCACTTTCATGATTCTCGGATATAAAATATCCAATGCCAAAATCACTTTCGCTTCCGAATCCTGCATCTGATATTCCAATTCCCTTTCCGTATAAAGCGGATTCGTTTGAACAACAATTCCCCCTGCATATAAGACGCCATAATAGCCAATCACCGCTTGCGGACAGTTCGGCAACATAATTGCCACCCGGTCTCCCTTTTCAACCCCTATCGAACGCAGGTAGTTGGCGAATTTTAGTGCCGATTCATACAGTTCCTGATAATCCAATTCCCTTCCCATAAAATGGATTGCAACTTTTTTTGGATTTTTTTCGTAGGCCCGCGTCAGAAATGTTTGAACGGGAATTTCTTCATACTCCAATGTATGTGGTATATCAGCAGGATAATGTTTAAGCCACACTTTGTCAGACATCGACACATCCCCCTTCGTGGAAAAGTGAAAATTTTCTTACAATTGTTATACTTATTATAATGGAAAAAGATTCTTCTTTCAAACTATTTTTTTGAAATTATAAACTTTTTCTCATTTATTCTACTATTTTCTTTTTTATTCAATAATTTTAATAACATTTTCTATGTTGAATATTGTCGAAAAATAAACCGTTTTATTATTCTTATATAATAAATGCATGCATAAAAACAGCAAAAAAATAGTAGAAACGCAGAACAGCGTTTCTACCAGAATTAGAAATTTAATAACAATCATTATAAAGAAATTAAATAATAAATTCCTATGATGACAAAAATGACGGCTACGGCAATGAGTATTTTTGCTAGTTTTTCCATTGGAACCTCCCTAAATGATGCTGGCGCCGATGACAAAGGAAAGACCAAGCGAAATGGTGAACGAAATCAATCCGACAGACCGGTTATCTTCTTCAATTTCCTTGTCCACATTGAATTGGGGGGTCAAAAATTCAAATAGAAAATAGGCGATGATCAACAGAACAAACCCATATAACCCCCAACCGATCATTTCAAAAAATGTGTTATGTCTCTCAATCGAATATCGGAAAATATTGCATACCCCCAGAATTTTTCCTCCGGTTGCAAGGGCGACTGCAATATTTCCCTTCTTGATTTCTTCCCAGTTTTTATATTTCGTCACTACTTCAAACAACACCATAGCGACCACCAAACATAATACGACAACACTGAAATAACCGGCCGTTTCAATTAAAGGATGCCGCCAAAAATTTGAACCCACATTCACCATCCCCCTTATTTTAATTCAACGATTGTGACTCCCAAGCCACCTTCGCCAGCTTCTCCATATCGGAATGAACGCACCCGTTTATGTTTTTTCAAATATTCGTGTATCCCTTGGCGCAGAGCCCCTGTCCCTTTTCCATGAATGATTGTGACACGGCTGTAGTTGGAGAGAAGGGCATCATCGAGATATTTTTCCGTTTTCAAGATGGCATCTTCCAACCGCTCACCGCGCAAGTCCAATTCCAATTTAACATGATTGCTCCGATTTTTCACTGTCGTCAGCGTCACCATTTGTTTTTCTTTCTCCGGCTTCACATATTCCAAATCCGATTCGTCGATTTTCATTTTTAACATGCCGATCTGCACCACCCACTCATGATCGGATGCCTTTTCGAGCAGCGTCCCTTTTTGGCCGAAACTCAACACTTTCACTTCATCGCCGGGCTGCAAGTTCTGAGCCCGTTCACGGATTCTTGCCTGTTTTTTCAATATTGGATTCTCTTCCGGCAGAGCCTCTTCCAACCGTTTTTTCGCTTCGATGAGCTCATGCTCTTTGATGGCATGGCTCGCATTTTGCTGCATTTCCCGCAATTCTTTGATGACTTTCTCCGCTTCTTTTTTGGCATCCTCTATGATTTTCCGCGCTTCCGCTTTCGCTTTTTCTTCCAGGCTTTCTTTCTTTTCATTCCATTCATTCAGCTTTTCTTCCAACTCTTTATGCAATACTTCCGCTTCTTCCAATATTTCATGCGCTTCCTCTGCTTCCTGTTCCGCGCGACGTCTGCTTTCTTCCAATGAAGCGATCATCGACTCCACTTCGCGGCGGTCGGTGCCTGTAAAAGACTTGGCCTGATTAATGATGGAATCCTTTAAGCCGAGCCGTTTCGAAATTTCAAAAGCGTTGGAACGTCCAGGGACGCCAATCAATAACCGATACGTAGGGCTGAGCGTCTCTACATCAAATTCGACACTTGCATTCATAACTCCTTTTCGGTTGTAGGCATAAGCTTTCAATTCCGGATAGTGGGTTGTTGCCATGACACGGGCGCCACGCCCCACCACTTCATCCAGGATGGAGATGGCAAGGGCTGCCCCTTCTTGCGGATCGGTTCCTGCACCCAATTCATCAAATAAGATTAACGAATGTTCATCAAAGTGATTTAAAATTTCCACAATGTTCACCATATGGGATGAAAACGTGGAAAGGGATTGTTCAATGGATTGTTCATCCCCAATATCCGCAAACACTTGACGGAATACGGAAAGTTCAGAACCATCGACGGCCGGTATCGGTAATCCCGCCTGCGCCATCAGCGTGCACAGTCCAACCGTTTTCAGAGTGACAGTTTTCCCGCCGGTGTTTGGTCCGGTAATCACAATGGCCGTGACATCCCGTCCAAATTCAATTGTATTTGGCACTGCCTTTTCAATCGGGATCAAAGGATGTCTCGCTTGTATCAAACGTATATATCCTTCATTATTCACAACCGGTTTCGCGCATTTGTTTTTTGTGCCGTATTTTGACTTTGCCAAAATGGCATCGATGTCCCCCAATATTTTGACAAGTTCAAACAGTTCATTCACCACTTCTTGGACTTTTGCCGTGAGCGCGAGCAGGATTTTTTCGATTTCCGCTTTTTCCCGAACCTTTAATCGCTGTATTTCATTATTGATTTGCACGACGGATTCCGGCTCGATAAACAATGTCTGGCCGGAAGAAGACTGATCATGGACAATGCCGCCATAGTGGCTTCGATATTCCTGTTTCACCGGGATGACATAACGGTCATTTCGGATCGTTACAATGGTATCGGAAAGCATTTTCGCGGCACCCGGTCCCCTCACCAGGCTATCCAGTTTTTGGCGCACTTTGGCTTCTTCGGAGCGCAGTTGCTGGCGGATGGATCTCAACTCC includes:
- a CDS encoding succinate dehydrogenase cytochrome b558 subunit; protein product: MAKNEFYWRRLHSLLGVIPVGLFLIFHLSANFTATRGEEAYNNFVAGMDKVPLLIVIEWIVIYIPILFHGLYGIFIAFTATPNNKRFSTFRNWMFLLQRITGVFLVIFIAWHIFQTRIQKALGAEVNFNMMEEIVANPWMLGFYIVGILAATLHLSNGLWAFCVSWGITQSPHSQKVFTWLSMIFFVIISIIGISAILAFA
- a CDS encoding YslB family protein; the encoded protein is MTATRDTFPYFGYELIRDYLLPSILGKHEKDILYWAGKDLARKFPCTDIPLIISFFKDAGWGDLTLEKETKDGFVFRLTNDPEQLKIKERNFRLEAGFIAEQIQNFKGFLTECFEEKKENQHQVFFTVKMDLKEKTKE
- a CDS encoding aspartate kinase produces the protein MINIVVKLNEKNLSTPEQIGETAKRLIEEKKFGRNVVAVVPSTELINGSLEKIAFSLSDSPTERELDAIHSTNAQIAASLLSIAIQKRGFRAHSLNGWQLGVRTTKKTAGHARIEELNGDVIIERFKKGEIVVVAGGQGVDEENDITLLGDGGSDTTAVAVAKSIGADRVEIYTELDGVYTGDPSTIQRARKLIDITYDEMLELSYLGSKVVHPRAVELAKKFEIPIVVRSSTKNVRGTLIKGEIEMEKNLIVRGVAYETDIIRFTVGYESLEKSSLANLFNTLAKHHVNVDIIVQSVMSEVKPTISFSIAKEDLANAVKVLEDHKEELGFQFADFEVGLAKVSIVGSGMVSNPGVAARMFARLCKENIPVKMVSTSEIKVSVVVPQDDMIRAANALHEEFGLAEELV
- the uvrC gene encoding excinuclease ABC subunit UvrC is translated as MNETIQNKLALLPELPGCYLMKDRQGTVIYVGKAKILKNRVRSYFTGSHDGKTQLLVSEIEDFEYIVTSSDLEALILELNLIKQYDPKYNVMLKDDKSYPYIKITNEKYPRIITTRKVKKDKAKYFGPYPNVSAANETKKLLNRIYPLRKCNRMPDRVCLYYHMGQCLAPCVKEIDPKIYEEMTNEIVRFLNGGHEEVKKELEKKMVEAAEKLEFERAKEYRDQIQNIEAVMEKQKIVSGDQTNRDVFGYAVDKGWMCVQVFFVRQGKLIERDVSLFPIYRDPEEEFLTYVGRFYDTEHIKPKEILIPDHIDKAILEELLHVKVIVPKRGQKKELVELANKNATLAIQEKFQLIERQEERTIGACQQLGEALNIATPYRIEAFDNSHLYGADPVSAMVVFIDGKPAKKEYRKYKLREAAKHDDYGAMQEVIRRRYTRVLRDHLPLPDLIIIDGGKGQMEVAREVLEDELGLSIPIAGLAKDDKHRTSELLFGDPPVSIPLKKTSDAFYLLQRIQDEVHRFAITFLRQQHQTNAFRSVLDEIEGVGPKRKKQLLHHFGSVKKIKEASVEELMEAKMPKAVAESIYQHFHGDTLSKQ
- the trxA gene encoding thioredoxin, with product MAIVHATDQNFAQEISSGLVLVDFWATWCGPCKMIAPVLEELDAEMGSEVKIVKVDVDNNPATAAEYQIMSIPSLLLFKDGQLVAKTVGFQPKEALVEFINNNK
- a CDS encoding electron transfer flavoprotein subunit alpha/FixB family protein encodes the protein MSKKILVLGEVRDGALRNVSFEAIAAAKQIADGGEVVGALLGHQVTDLANELIAYGADRVIVVEHPHLKTYTSDGFSQGLLAIIEQEKPEGIVIGHTALGKDLAPKVASRLQSALISDVTVIEGAGDDALFVRPIYSGKAFEKVKIKEGLVFVTVRPNNIAPLEKDAGRTGNVESLSVDIKNLRTIVKEVVRNATTGVDLTEAKVIVSGGRGVKSAEGFKPLKELADLLGGAVGASRGACDAGYCDYAMQIGQTGKVVTPDLYIACGISGAIQHLAGMSNSKVIVAINKDPEANIFKVADYGIVGDLFEVVPLLIEEVKALKVNS
- a CDS encoding electron transfer flavoprotein subunit beta/FixA family protein — protein: MNIFVLMKRTFDTEEKIVIQDGKIQEDGAEFIINPYDEYAIEEAIQVRDQHGGKVTVISIGNEEAEKQLRTALAMGADEAVLINTEDDVEELDHSGAAYILAEYLKDKEPDLILAGNVAIDGGSGQTGPRVADLLGINYVTTITKLEIDGENVKIVRDVEGDSEIIETSLPLLVTAQQGLNEPRYPSLPGIMKAKKKPLEELELDDLDIDEDDVETKIETVEVFLPPQKSAGRILQGELKDQVKELVNLLHSEAKVI
- a CDS encoding enoyl-CoA hydratase, which gives rise to MEFLSWKAEDGVAIVTINRPPANALAQQLIRELDELLNEIEQNDDVRAVLLHGEGRFFSAGADIKEFTELSSPDQAVKLAENGQGVFNRLESFPKPVIAAIHGAALGGGLELAMSCHIRYVAEDAKLGLPELNLGIIPGFGGTQRLPRYVGAAKAAEMIFTGEPISGVEAVQWGLANKAVPQEELLPKALELAKKIAKKSPVSLKSAIHALQFNRASFDDGLKAEAEQFGVVFQSEDAKEGIQAFIEKRQPTFSGK
- a CDS encoding TetR/AcrR family transcriptional regulator, with the translated sequence MNRDKPKYMQIIDAAVIAIAENGYHQTQISKIAKQAGVADGTIYLYFKNKEDILISLFKEKMSVFIDNLKDIIKTESSATEKLSKMIDNHFNVLANDHHLATVTQLELRQSNKELRLKINAILKEYLNLLDNILIEGMMNGEFNSAMDVRVARQMVFGTIDETITSWVMNEFRYNLLDNASKVKHLLLNGIKNK